A part of Pirellulales bacterium genomic DNA contains:
- a CDS encoding outer membrane protein transport protein, with amino-acid sequence MYRNWAAGLAFCTSLAIGTCAWADGVMMDDVSPRALSRGGTNQGFADNGGIIYDNPAAMVNIDGCQMLDIGADGLLVSGRYSDPQNRLDVASTFTPLPQIALIRKSEDGMWAFGFGVFTPAGFAERFHLEGPDGAEHVYESFGALVKILPSVAYRV; translated from the coding sequence ATGTATCGAAATTGGGCAGCTGGGCTGGCATTCTGCACTTCGTTGGCCATCGGCACGTGTGCCTGGGCGGATGGCGTGATGATGGACGACGTTTCGCCCCGGGCATTGTCGCGTGGCGGCACAAACCAAGGATTTGCCGACAACGGCGGCATCATTTACGATAATCCCGCGGCAATGGTGAACATCGATGGCTGCCAGATGCTCGACATCGGAGCCGATGGGCTTCTGGTCAGTGGCCGCTACTCAGACCCGCAAAACCGGCTCGATGTAGCCTCCACGTTTACGCCGTTGCCGCAAATCGCCCTGATTCGAAAATCAGAAGACGGTATGTGGGCCTTCGGCTTTGGCGTATTCACGCCCGCTGGTTTTGCGGAACGGTTTCATTTGGAAGGGCCAGACGGCGCGGAGCATGTTTACGAATCATTCGGCGCGCTAGTGAAAATTTTGCCCAGCGTGGCATATCGAGTT